A genome region from Acipenser ruthenus chromosome 29, fAciRut3.2 maternal haplotype, whole genome shotgun sequence includes the following:
- the LOC117433140 gene encoding androgen-induced gene 1 protein-like: MAATVLGCRTPGLIHFVIFSWYVFTVWHNVSITASGRHPGTQSYGGRWKYLTFLDLFLQTAFFGLCILTDVTRHFFPKLGRGGPASFLTDLRDTILAVLAFPVGSFVVLSFWLLYAYDRELVYPKFLDDIIPQWLNHAMHTVILPLLLVELYIIPHRFPSRKKGILGLTLFSGLYMAWVFWIHHVSGVWVYPILGFLSPLGRGIFLAAASLTMVPLYFLGEKLNTLLWGPLKKKKNK, encoded by the exons ATGGCGGCGACAGTTTTGGGGTGCAGAACTCCTGGCCTCATTCATTTTGTGATATTTTCCTGGTATGTTTTCACGGTGTGGCACAACGTTTCTATCACAGCCTCGGGTAGGCATCCTGGGACACAGTCGTACGGCGGAAGATGGAAGTATCTGACGTTTCTTGATCTG TTCCTGCAGACAGCGTTCTTTGGTCTCTGCATCCTGACTGATGTGACCCGTCACTTCTTTCCAAAATTGGGCCGCGGGGGGCCCGCCTCTTTCCTCACAGATTTGCGGGACACCATCCTGGCAGTGCTGGCATTCCCAGTGGGCTCC TTTGTGGTCCTGTCCTTCTGGCTGCTCTATGCCTATGACCGGGAGCTGGTCTATCCCAAATTCCTTGACGACATCATCCCGCAGTGGCTAAATCATGCCATG cACACTGTAATCCTACCCTTGCTCCTTGTGGAGCTCTACATCATACCTCATCGCTTCCCTAGCCGGAAGAAAGGCATCCTGGGACTGACCTTGTTTTCTGGACTCTATATGGCCTG GGTGTTTTGGATTCACCACGTCTCTGGAGTCTGGGTGTATCCCATCCTCGGATTCCTAAGCCCCCTGGGACGGGGTATCTTCCTGGCAGCTGCCTCCCTAACCATGGTTCCCTTGTACTTCCTGGGAGAGAAACTCAACACACTGCTATGGG GACcgctgaagaagaagaaaaataagtaA